From the genome of Saccharomyces eubayanus strain FM1318 chromosome X, whole genome shotgun sequence, one region includes:
- the YAE1 gene encoding Yae1p yields MSNAWEDVWGSDSDAEVEQSPDLLKLRDEHSKRGYLDGIVSSKEDNLQQGFNDGFPTGAQLGKQVGTIIGILLGLQARFGDEDEDLRKAYINAQKELQINKVLSKSIFDPNFDLHEKHPVIIKWTEIANVYCKKYHVASI; encoded by the coding sequence atgtCAAACGCTTGGGAGGATGTATGGGGATCAGACAGCGATGCTGAGGTTGAGCAGTCGCCGGATTTGCTAAAATTAAGAGATGAACACAGCAAAAGAGGGTATTTGGATGGGATTGTAAGTTCCAAAGAAGACAATCTGCAACAAGGTTTCAATGACGGCTTTCCCACTGGGGCTCAATTAGGTAAGCAAGTTGGCACAATTATAGGGATCTTACTTGGCTTGCAGGCGCGCTTtggtgatgaagatgaagatctCAGGAAGGCTTACATTAACGCTcaaaaagaattacaaaTCAATAAAGTGCTCAGCAAATCAATATTTGATCCGAATTTTGATTTGCATGAAAAACATCCAGTCATAATCAAGTGGACTGAAATTGCCAACGTTTATTGTAAAAAATATCATGTAGCTTCTATTTAA
- the TOR1 gene encoding phosphatidylinositol kinase-related protein kinase TOR1 — MRPHEEPSWKSRVLKTANNDMDMNRDVPLAPNLDMNMNMNMNMNRDRNESGLLSNRFGGMVAGNTEDVNYRPILDNIFHELTSDYEDERRLASSSLFDLLVSLEHELSIEEFQGVSHEINNKILELVHTKKTNTRVGAVLSIDTLISFYTFTEELPNETSRLAGYLRGLIPSNDVGVMRLAAKTLGKLAVPGGTYTSDFVEFEIKSCLEWLTASTEKNSFSSSKPDHAKHASLLIITALAENCPYLLYQYLNSILDNIWRALRDPHLVIRIDASTTLAKCLSILRNRDPQLTSQWVQRLATSCEYGFQVNTLECIHASLLVYKEILILKDPFLNQVFDQMCLNCIAYENHKANMIREKIYQVVPLLASFNPQLFAGKYLHQIMDNYLEILTKASTKKTPHFKDDKPQILISIGDMAYEVGPDIAPYVKQILDYIEHDLQTKFKVRRKFEGEIFYCIGKLAMPLGPVLAKLLNRNILKFMFRCPLSDYMQETFQILTERIPSLGPKINDELLNLVCSTLSGTQFIQPGSPMEIPPFSKERAREWRNKSIFQKTGESNDDNSDVRIIIQAFRMLRNIENKFSLVEFVRVVALSYIEHTDPKVRKLAALTSCEIYVKDNICKQTSLHSLNAVSEVLSKLLAITIADPRQDIRLDVLKNLNSCFDSQLAQPDNLRLLFTALHDESFSIQSVAMELVGRLSSVNPAYVIPSIRKILLELLTKLKFSTSSREKEETASLLCTLIRSSKDITKPYIEPLLNVLLPKFQDSSSTVASTALRTIGELSVVGGEDMKVYLKDLFPLIIKTFQDQSNSFKREAALKALGQLAASSGYVIDPLLDYPELLGILVNILKTENSQNIRRQTVSLIGILGAIDPYRQKEREITSTTNISAEQNAPPIDIALLMQGMSPSNDEYYTTVVVHCLLKILKDPSLSSYHTSVIQAIMHIFQTLGLKCVSFLDQIIPSILDVMRTCSPSLLEFYFQQLCSLVSIVKQHIRPHVDSIFQAIRDFSSVVKLQITIISVIEAISKALEGEFKRLIPLTLTLFLVTLENDKSADRILSRRILRLLETFGPNLEGYSHLIVPKIVQMAEFTSGNLQRSAIMTIGKLAKDIDLFEMSSRIVHALVRILSGTTSDELSKVIMNTLSLLLLQMGTSFAIFIPVINEILMRKRIQHTIYDDLTNRILNNDALPTKILEANTTENPSTDPVDAADAGVAKLPINQSVLKSAWNSSQQRTKEDWQEWSKRLSIQLLKESPSHALRACSNLASMYYPLARELFNTAFASIWTELYSQYQEDLIESLCIALSSPQNPPEIHQTLLNLVEFMEHDDKALPIPTQNLGEYAERCHAYAKALHYKEIKFIKEPENSTIESLISINNQLNQTDAAIGILKHAQQHHSLQLKETWFEKLERWEDALHAYNEREKAGDTSVGVTLGKMRSLHALGEWEQLSQLASRKWRISKLPTKKLIAPLAAGAAWGLGEWDMLEQYISVMKPNSPDKEFFDAILYLHKNDYEDAGKHILNARDLLVTEISALINESYNRAYSVIVRTQIITEFEEIIKYKQLAPNSEKKLHYQNLWTKRLLGCQKNVDLWQRVLRVRSLVIKPKQDLQIWIKFANLCRKSGRMRLAQKALNMLLEGGGDPSLPNTAKAPPPVVYAQLKYIWATGAHKEALNHLIGFTSRLAHDLGLDPNNMIAQSVKLSSASTAPYVEEYTKLLARCFLKQGEWRIATQPNWRNTNPDAILGSYLLATHFDKNWYKAWHNWALANFEVISMVQEETKLNGNKNDDDDDTAINNDHIRAESSILGSGSLTINGNRYPLELIQRHVVPAIKGFFHSISLLESSCLQDTLRLLTLLFNFGGIKEASQAMYEGFNLMKIGNWLEVLPQLISRIHQPDPTVSNSLLSLLSDLGKAHPQALVYPLTVAIKSESVSRQKAALSIIEKIRIHSPVLVNQAELVSHELIRVAVLFHELWYEGLEDASRQFFVEHNIEKMFATLEPLHKHLSNEPETLSEVSFQKSFGRDLNDAHEWLNNYKKSKDVNNLNQAWDIYYNVFRKITRQIPQLQTLELQYVSPQLLAARDLDLVVPGTYSPGKPTVKIAKFEPLFSVISSKQRPRKFSIKGSDGKDYKFVLKGHEDIRQDSLVMQLFGLVNTLLKNDSECFKRHLDIQQYPAIPLSPKSGLLGWVPNSDTFHVLIREHRDAKKIPLNIEHWVMLQMAPDYENLTLLQKIEVFTYALDNTKGQDLYKILWLKSRSSETWLERRTTYTRSLAVMSMTGYILGLGDRHPSNLMLDRITGKVIHIDFGDCFEAAILREKYPEKVPFRLTRMLTYAMEVSGIEGSFRITCEHVMRVLRDNKESLMAILEAFAFDPLIHWGFDLPPQKLTEQTGIQLPLINPSELLRKGAITIEEAANMEAEQQNETRNARAMLVLRRITDKLTGNDIKRFSELDVPEQVDKLIQQATSIERLCQHYVGWCPFW; from the coding sequence ATGAGACCGCATGAGGAGCCGAGTTGGAAAAGTAGAGTGTTGAAAACCGCTAACAACGATATGGACATGAACAGAGATGTACCGCTGGCACCGAATTTGGACATGAATATGAACATGAATATGAATATGAACAGGGACAGGAACGAGTCTGGCCTCCTTTCTAATAGATTTGGTGGGATGGTGGCAGGAAATACCGAGGACGTTAATTACCGGCCCATTTTGGACAATATTTTCCACGAATTGACTAGTGATTATGAGGACGAGCGGAGATTGGCTAGTAGTTCGTTATTCGATCTACTGGTGTCTTTAGAGCACGAGCTGTCGATAGAAGAGTTTCAGGGGGTCTCACACGAGATAAACAATAAGATCCTTGAGCTGGTTcacacaaaaaaaacgaacACCAGAGTGGGGGCTGTTCTCTCCATAGACACCTTGATATCATTCTATACATTCACTGAGGAACTGCCCAACGAGACTTCGCGGTTGGCTGGTTACCTTCGAGGTCTAATACCTTCCAATGACGTGGGTGTAATGAGGCTGGCTGCAAAAACTTTGGGTAAACTGGCCGTTCCGGGAGGCACATACACCTCTGATTTCGTGGAATTCGAGATAAAGTCTTGTTTAGAGTGGCTCACTGCCTCcacagaaaaaaattcattttccAGTTCTAAGCCAGACCACGCCAAGCATGCTTCACTCTTGATAATAACAGCATTGGCAGAGAACTGCCCGTACTTGCTCTACCAGTACTTAAACTCAATACTAGACAATATCTGGAGAGCTTTGAGAGACCCGCATTTAGTAATCAGAATTGATGCTTCCACCACATTGGCTAAATGTCTCTCCATCCTACGAAATAGAGACCCTCAATTGACTAGCCAGTGGGTGCAAAGGCTAGCTACGAGCTGCGAATACGGCTTTCAGGTGAATACGTTGGAATGCATTCATGCAAGCTTATTGGTTTACAAGGAaatcttgatcttgaaGGACCCCTTTTTAAATCAAGTGTTTGATCAAATGTGCCTAAATTGCATAGCCTACGAGAACCACAAGGCCAATATGAtcagagaaaaaatttaccaAGTTGTACCCTTATTAGCATCATTCAACCCTCAATTATTTGCAGGCAAATATTTGCATCAAATCATGGACAATTACTTGGAGATTCTAACGAAAGCCTcgacaaagaaaacaccaCATTTTAAAGATGACAAGCCACAGATATTGATCTCGATCGGTGATATGGCATATGAAGTTGGGCCCGATATTGCCCCATATGTGAAACAAATCCTAGATTACATTGAACATGATTTACAaacaaaattcaaagttagaagaaaattcgagggtgaaattttttattgtattGGAAAGTTAGCAATGCCATTAGGTCCCGTCCTGGCCAAACTGCTGAACAGAAATATCCTAAAGTTCATGTTCAGGTGCCCTCTTTCTGATTATATGCAAGaaactttccaaatcttgaCTGAAAGAATTCCATCTTTAGGTCCAAAGATAAATGACGAACTGCTTAATCTAGTTTGTTCCACTTTGTCTGGTACACAGTTTATTCAACCAGGATCTCCAATGGAGATACCACCATTTTCGAAAGAAAGAGCCAGAGAGTGGAGAAATAAAAgcatctttcaaaaaacgGGGGAAAGCAACGATGATAACAGTGATGTAAGAATTATTATTCAAGCCTTCCGAATGCTaagaaatattgaaaataaattttcGTTGGTGGAATTTGTGAGAGTTGTTGCCCTATCTTACATCGAACATACAGACCCGAAAGTAAGGAAATTAGCCGCACTAACATCTTGTGAGATTTACGTCAAGGACAATATATGTAAACAAACATCTTTACACTCTCTGAATGCTGTATCAGAAGTTTTGTCCAAGCTCTTAGCCATTACAATTGCTGACCCTAGACAAGATATTAGATTGGATGttctaaaaaatttgaactCATGCTTTGATTCACAGTTGGCCCAACCAGATAATTTAAGACTCTTGTTCACCGCACTACACGATGAATCGTTCAGTATACAATCGGTAGCAATGGAACTCGTTGGAAGGTTATCCTCAGTAAACCCGGCATATGTCATTCCATCAATTAGAAAAATATTACTAGAACTCTTGACGAAACTAAAGTTCTCAACTTCCTCCAGAGAAAAGGAGGAAACTGCAAGTTTATTATGTACCCTTATCAGGTCAAGTAAAGATATTACCAAACCATATATTGAACCTCTTTTAAACGTTCTTTTACCGAAATTCCAGGATTCTTCCTCAACGGTTGCGTCAACAGCATTAAGAACCATAGGTGAGCTATCCGTTGTAGGAGGAGAAGATATGAAAGTTTATCTTAAAGACTTGTTTCCATTGATCATCAAAACATTTCAAGATCAATcaaactctttcaaaagagaagcAGCTCTCAAAGCTTTGGGTCAACTTGCAGCCTCCTCTGGCTATGTCATTGATCCCTTACTTGATTACCCCGAATTACTGGGTATATTGGTTAACATTTTAAAGACAGAGAACTCCCAAAATATTAGAAGACAAACAGTGTCTTTGATAGGTATATTGGGCGCTATTGATCCATATCGTCAAAAGGAACGTGAAATTACCTCCACAACGAACATATCGGCAGAACAAAACGCCCCACCCATCGACATTGCTCTTCTTATGCAAGGTATGTCTCCATCTAATGACGAATATTATACCACTGTTGTTGTTCACtgtttattgaaaattttgaaagatccATCACTATCATCGTACCATACATCCGTAATACAGGCAATTATGCACATTTTCCAAACACTAGGCTTAAAGTGTGTTTCGTTTTTGGACCAAATCATTCCAAGCATCTTAGATGTAATGCGTACATGCTCTCCATCTTTATTAGAGTTTTACTTTCAACAACTTTGTTCTTTGGTCAGTATCGTAAAGCAGCATATTAGGCCACATGTAGATTCTATATTTCAGGCTATCAGAGATTTTTCATCGGTTGTTAAGTTACAAATAACGATAATAAGTGTTATTGAGGCAATATCAAAGGCTTTGGAAGGTGAGTTTAAAAGACTAATTCCTCTTACTCTGACACTTTTCCTAGTTACTTTAGAGAATGATAAATCTGCTGACAGGAttctttcaagaagaatattGAGGCTATTAGAGACATTTGGTCCTAATTTAGAGGGTTATTCGCATTTGATTGTCCCGAAGATAGTGCAAATGGCTGAATTTACTAGTGGTAACTTACAGAGGTCTGCGATTATGACAATCGGAAAGCTGGCAAAGGATATCGATCTCTTCGAAATGTCATCAAGAATTGTTCATGCTTTAGTCAGGATACTAAGTGGTACAACAAGCGATGAACTCTCAAAAGTTATTATGAATACTTTGAGTTTATTACTTTTACAAATGGGTACATCATTTGCTATCTTCATTCCTGTCatcaatgaaattttaaTGAGGAAACGTATCCAGCACACGATATACGATGATTTGACGAACAGGATACTGAATAACGATGCTCTTCCCACTAAAATTTTGGAAGCAAATACTACAGAAAATCCATCCACGGATCCAGTGGATGCGGCGGATGCAGGTGTTGCAAAGTTGCCCATAAATCAATCAGTTTTGAAGAGCGCTTGGAATTCCAGCCAACAAAGAACTAAAGAGGACTGGCAAGAATGGAGTAAGCGATTATCTATTCAATTGCTTAAAGAATCCCCTTCCCACGCACTGAGAGCTTGTTCGAATCTCGCTAGTATGTACTATCCGTTAGCTAGAGAACTCTTCAATACTGCTTTCGCAAGTATTTGGACGGAGCTTTATAGCCAGTATCAAGAAGATTTGATCGAGTCGCTATGCATAGCCTTGTCTTCTCCTCAAAATCCGCCGGAAATACATCAAACGTTATTAAATTTGGTCGAATTCATGGAGCATGATGATAAAGCATTGCCTATCCCAACTCAAAATTTGGGTGAATATGCTGAGAGATGCCACGCATATGCTAAGGCATTACATTACaaagaaattaaatttatcaaagagCCTGAAAACTCCACAATTGAATCACTTATCAGTATCAATAATCAATTGAACCAAACGGACGCTGCAATTGGTATTTTAAAGCACGCCCAGCAACACCATTCGTTGCAATTAAAGGAAACATGGTTCGAAAAACTAGAAAGGTGGGAAGATGCACTACACGCTTATAATGAACGTGAGAAGGCAGGAGATACATCTGTAGGTGTTACTCTTGGTAAGATGAGATCTCTTCATGCCCTAGGTGAATGGGAGCAATTATCTCAACTAGCGTCTAGAAAATGGAGAATATCTAAATTACCGACGAAGAAATTAATTGCTCCTTTGGCAGCCGGTGCAGCATGGGGTTTAGGCGAATGGGATATGCTTGAGCAATATATTAGTGTAATGAAACCAAATTCCCCAGATAAGGAATTCTTTGATGCAATATTATATTTGCACAAAAACGATTACGAGGATGCTGGTAAACATATACTAAATGCCAGAGATTTGCTGGTAACTGAAATATCCGCACTAATTAACGAAAGTTACAATAGAGCTTATAGTGTAATTGTTAGAACACAAATAATCACAgagtttgaagaaataaTTAAATATAAGCAACTGGCGCCTAACTCGGAGAAAAAACTTCATTATCAAAACCTTTGGACGAAAAGGTTGCTGGGTTGCCAAAAGAACGTTGATTTATGGCAAAGAGTACTCAGAGTGAGATCATTAGTGATTAAACCAAAACAAGATTTACAAATATGGATCAAGTTTGCTAATCTGTGTAGAAAATCCGGTAGAATGAGACTGGCTCAAAAGGCACTGAATATGCTTCTTGAAGGAGGCGGTGATCCTAGTTTACCAAACACCGCTAAGGCTCCTCCACCTGTCGTCTATGCACAATTGAAATACATCTGGGCTACAGGGGCACATAAAGAAGCGTTGAATCATCTGATAGGATTTACATCTAGATTAGCACATGATCTCGGTTTGGATCCGAATAACATGATTGCGCAAAGTGTCAAACTATCAAGTGCAAGCACTGCCCCGTATGTGGAAGAATATACAAAATTGTTAGCTCGAtgttttttgaaacagGGTGAATGGAGGATAGCAACTCAACCAAACTGGAGAAATACAAATCCTGATGCCATTCTTGGGTCATACCTGTTAGCGACACATTTCGATAAAAACTGGTACAAGGCATGGCATAATTGGGCTTTAGCTAACTTTGAGGTGATATCGATGGTACAGGAAGAAACCAAATTAAACGGAAATAAgaatgatgacgatgatgacacAGCGATCAACAACGATCATATTCGAGCTGAAAGCAGCATTCTAGGAAGCGGTTCATTGACTATAAATGGAAACAGATACCCATTAGAGTTGATTCAAAGACACGTTGTTCCAGCAATTAAGGGTTTCTTTCATTCAATATCTTTATTAGAGTCCAGTTGCTTACAGGACACACTAAGGTTATTAACTCTTCTGTTCAACTTTGGTGGTATTAAAGAAGCTTCGCAAGCCATGTATGAAGGCTTCAATCTGATGAAAATTGGAAACTGGTTAGAAGTGTTGCCACAGCTAATTTCCCGTATTCACCAGCCAGATCCCACAGTGAGCAACTCCCTTTTATCTCTGCTTTCTGATTTAGGTAAAGCTCATCCACAAGCACTTGTGTATCCTCTAACCGTGGCAATTAAGTCTGAATCTGTTTCAAGACAAAAAGCAGCTCTCTCAATAATAGAGAAAATTAGAATTCACAGTCCAGTCCTGGTGAACCAAGCTGAGTTAGTCAGTCACGAATTAATCAGAGTAGCCGTTCTGTTCCACGAACTATGGTATGAGGGGTTAGAGGATGCAAGTCGACAATTTTTTGTAGAGCATAACATAGAAAAGATGTTCGCTACTTTGGAGCCTTTGCATAAGCACTTAAGTAATGAGCCTGAGACGTTAAGCGAGGtttcatttcaaaaatcgTTTGGAAGAGACTTGAACGACGCTCATGAATGGCTGAATAactacaaaaaatcaaaagacGTTAATAATCTAAACCAAGCTTGGGACATCTATTATAATGTCTTTAGAAAAATAACTCGCCAAATACCGCAATTACAGACTTTAGAGTTACAATACGTTTCACCACAGCTTTTGGCTGCTCGTGACCTGGACCTAGTAGTCCCTGGTACATATTCCCCAGGAAAACCCACTGTTAAAATTGCAAAGTTTGAACCGCTATTTTCTgtgatttcttcaaagcaaAGGCCTAGAAAGTTCTCTATAAAAGGTAGCGATGGTAAAGATTATAAGTTCGTTCTGAAAGGTCATGAAGATATTAGACAAGACAGTCTTGTTATGCAACTGTTTGGTTTGGTTAACACTTTGTTGAAGAATGACTCAGAGTGTTTCAAGAGACATTTGGATATACAACAATACCCAGCTATTCCTTTGTCACCTAAATCTGGTTTACTGGGATGGGTTCCGAATAGTGACACGTTCCATGTTTTGATCAGAGAACACCGTGATGCCAAGAAAATTCCGTTGAACATTGAGCATTGGGTAATGCTACAAATGGCCCCTGACTATGAAAATTTAActcttttgcaaaaaattgaagtaTTCACGTACGCTCTCGATAATACAAAGGGCCAGGATCTCTACAAAATACTATGGCTAAAGAGCAGATCGTCAGAAACGTGGTTAGAACGCAGAACTACATATACGAGATCTTTAGCTGTCATGTCCATGACTGGTTATATTTTGGGGCTGGGTGATCGTCATCCTAGTAATTTGATGTTAGATAGAATTACCGGGAAAGTTATCCACATTGATTTTGGTGATTGTTTCGAAGCTGCTATtttaagagaaaaatacCCTGAAAAGGTTCCATTTAGATTAACGAGGATGCTGACATACGCAATGGAAGTTAGTGGAATTGAAGGTAGTTTCCGTATTACATGTGAACATGTCATGAGAGTCTTAAGAGATAATAAGGAATCGTTGATGGCAATCTTAGAAGCATTTGCATTTGATCCATTGATCCATTGGGGATTCGACTTGCCTCCGCAAAAACTTACTGAACAAACTGGAATCCAATTACCATTAATAAATCCTAGTGAACTATTAAGAAAAGGGGCAATAACTATTGAGGAAGCAGCGAACATGGAAGCAGAACAGCAAAACGAGACTAGAAATGCTAGGGCAATGCTTGTTTTAAGACGTATTACGGACAAATTAACAGGTAACGATATCAAGAGGTTTAGCGAGTTAGACGTTCCTGAACAGGTCGATAAATTAATCCAACAAGCCACTTCTATTGAAAGGCTGTGCCAGCATTATGTTGGATGGTGTCCATTTTGGTGA
- the HAM1 gene encoding nucleoside triphosphate pyrophosphohydrolase HAM1 — protein sequence MSNNEIVFVTGNANKLKEVQSILAQDANSNNKTIHLINEALDLEELQDIDLNAIALAKGKQAVSALGKGKPVFVEDTALRFDEFNGLPGAYIKWFLKSMGLDKIVKMLEPFENKNAEAVTTICFADSKGEYHFFQGITKGKIVSSRGPTTFGWDSIFEPLESHGLTYAEMSKDAKNAISHRGKAFAQFKEYLYQNEF from the coding sequence ATGAGCAACAACGAAATTGTATTTGTCACTGGTAACGCCAACAAACTAAAAGAAGTCCAGTCAATTTTGGCCCAAGATGCCAACAGCAATAATAAGACTATTCATCTAATCAATGAAGCACTAGACCTTGAGGAATTGCAGGATATAGACCTGAATGCTATTGCATTGGCCAAGGGTAAGCAAGCTGTTTCGGCCTTGGGTAAAGGTAAACCGGTTTTTGTAGAAGACACTGCGTTGAGATTTGACGAATTTAATGGCTTGCCAGGTGCTTATATCAAGTGGTTTCTGAAGAGTATGGGACTGGATAAGATTGTGAAAATGCTGGAaccatttgaaaacaagaatGCCGAAGCCGTGACCACTATTTGCTTTGCTGATTCCAAAGGCGAatatcatttctttcaaggcATTACAAAAGGTAAGATTGTCTCGAGTCGTGGTCCAACTACATTCGGCTGGGACTCAATCTTTGAACCTCTAGAAAGTCATGGTTTAACGTATGCGGAAATGAGCAAAGATGCCAAAAATGCTATCTCTCATCGAGGTAAGGCCTTTGCTCAGTTCAAAGAATACTTGTATCAGAATGAGTTTTAA
- the RFC2 gene encoding replication factor C subunit 2, with product MFEGFGQNKKRKTTKLATEQSLAQQPWVEKYRPKNLDEVTAQDHAVTVLKKTLQSANLPHMLFYGPPGTGKTSTILALTKELYGPELMKSRILELNASDERGISIVREKVKNFARLTVSKPSKHDLENYPCPPYKIIILDEADSMTADAQSALRRTMETYSGVTRFCMICNYVTRIIDPLASRCSKFRFKALDANNAIDRLKYISEQENVKCDDGVLTKILDISAGDLRRGITLLQSASKRAQYLGDGKNITSIQVEELAGVVPHDVLVEIVDKVKSGDFDEINRYVNIFMKSGWSGASVVNQLHEYYITNDSFDTNFKNQISWLLFTTDSKLNNGTNEHIQLLNLLVKISQL from the coding sequence ATGTTTGAAGGGTTTGGACAAAATAAGAAGCGTAAAACAACGAAGTTAGCTACAGAGCAGTCATTGGCACAACAACCATGGGTTGAAAAGTATAGACCCAAGAACTTAGATGAAGTGACAGCTCAAGATCATGCAGTCACCGTCTTGAAAAAGACACTACAATCAGCCAATTTACCTCATATGCTGTTTTATGGCCCTCCAGGGACTGGTAAGACATCTACCATTTTAGCATTGACCAAAGAATTGTATGGTCCAGaattaatgaaatcaaGGATTTTGGAGTTGAATGCTTCTGACGAACGTGGTATATCTATTGTTAGagaaaaagtgaagaatTTCGCAAGATTAACGGTGTCTAAACCTAGCAAACATGACCTGGAGAACTATCCATGTCCTCCATATAAGATTATCATTCTTGATGAAGCAGATTCAATGACCGCAGATGCACAAAGTGCTTTGCGTAGAACAATGGAAACTTACTCAGGCGTAACGAGATTCTGTATGATTTGTAATTATGTGACAAGAATCATCGACCCATTAGCATCCCGTTGTTCAAAATTCAGATTTAAAGCTCTAGATGCCAATAATGCTATTGATCGATTGAAATATATTAGCGAACAAGAGAACGTCAAATGCGACGATGGTGTTTTGACAAAAATCTTGGATATCTCTGCGGGAGATTTGAGAAGAGGCATTACGTTACTGCAGTCCGCTTCGAAGAGAGCACAATACTTAGGTGACggtaaaaatataacatCGATTCAAGTAGAAGAATTGGCTGGTGTGGTACCTCATGATGTTTTGGTGGAAATTGTCGACAAAGTCAAGAGTGGTGATTTCGACGAAATTAATAGATATGTGAACATATTCATGAAAAGCGGTTGGTCAGGTGCATCGGTGGTGAATCAGCTACACGAATACTACATTACCAACGATAGCTTCGATACTAACTTTAAGAACCAAATATCTTGGTTACTGTTCACTACGGATTCGAAGTTGAATAATGGTACCAATGAGCATATTCAATTACTGAACTTATTAGTCAAGATATCTCAGCTGTAA
- the ARP3 gene encoding actin-related protein 3, producing MSYLNNPAVVMDNGTGLTKLGFAGNDSPSWVFPTAIATAAPSNTKKASGVGASSGAGSDTSYFGNSTSATNFNGVTGGLLSNNLSGKRGTEDLDFYIGNEALVASQGPSYSLSYPIRHGQVENWDHMERFWENSIFKYLRTEPEDHFFLLTEPPLNPPENREQVAEIFFESFNCAGLYIAVQAVLALAASWTSSKVTDRSLTGTVIDSGDGVTHVIPVAEGYVIGSAIKNIPIAGRDITLFIQSLLRERGEADTSLRTAEKIKQEYCYVCPDIVKEFNKFDRDPSKFAQFVVENQEKTRRKAVDIGYERFLAPEIFFNPEIASSDFLTPLPTVVDQTIQACPIDVRKGLYNNIVLSGGSTMFKDFGRRLQRDLKSIVNNRIAQSELLSGTKSTGVDVSVISHRKQRNAVWFGGSLLAQTAEFKGYCHTKKDYEEYGPEIVRNFSLFNMV from the coding sequence ATGTCGTATTTAAACAATCCCGCTGTTGTCATGGACAATGGTACCGGGCTTACCAAGCTTGGTTTCGCCGGTAACGATTCTCCCTCGTGGGTCTTCCCCACAGCCATAGCCACAGCTGCACCTTCCAATACGAAGAAGGCTTCGGGCGTCGGCGCATCTTCAGGAGCAGGTAGCGATACATCATACTTCGGTAATTCTACGTCTGCCACCAACTTTAACGGTGTAACCGGTGGCCTGCTATCCAACAACTTGTCCGGCAAGAGAGGTACAGAGGATTTGGATTTTTACATTGGGAATGAGGCCTTGGTGGCATCTCAAGGACCCTCTTATTCTTTGAGTTATCCTATTAGACATGGTCAAGTGGAGAATTGGGACCACATGGAGAGGTTCTGGGAAAATTCCATTTTCAAGTACTTAAGAACAGAACCTGAAgatcatttctttttattgaCAGAACCACCATTGAATCCTCCAGAAAACAGGGAACAAGTTGCTGaaatcttttttgaatcattcAATTGTGCCGGTCTATACATTGCTGTGCAAGCGGTGTTGGCTTTGGCCGCCTCTTGGACCTCTTCTAAGGTAACAGATAGATCACTAACTGGTACCGTTATAGATTCTGGTGACGGTGTCACTCACGTCATTCCAGTGGCGGAAGGTTACGTTATTGGATCGGCCATCAAGAACATTCCTATTGCTGGTAGGGACATCACGTTGTTCATCCAATCCTTGTTAAGAGAACGTGGTGAAGCAGACACTTCTTTAAGAACCGCAGAAAAGATCAAGCAAGAATACTGTTATGTTTGTCCAGATATTGTTAAAGAGTTTAACAAATTTGATAGAGATCCTTCTAAATTCGCACAATTTGTGGtggaaaatcaagaaaaaacaaggaGAAAAGCTGTGGATATAGGTTATGAAAGATTCTTGGCTCCAgaaatctttttcaatcCTGAAATTGCATCATCAGACTTCTTGACTCCTTTGCCTACGGTGGTAGATCAAACAATTCAGGCATGTCCTATTGATGTTCGTAAAGGTTTATACAACAACATCGTATTATCAGGTGGGTCCACCATGTTTAAGGATTTCGGGCGTCGTTTACAAAGAGATTTGAAATCGATTGTAAATAATAGAATTGCGCAAAGTGAACTATTAAGCGGGACAAAGTCAACTGGTGTGGATGTTTCTGTGATTTCCCATagaaagcaaagaaacGCTGTCTGGTTCGGTGGTTCCTTGCTGGCACAAACTGCAGAATTCAAAGGTTACTGTCACACCAAGAAGGACTATGAGGAATACGGTCCAGAAATTGTTAGAAACTTTAGTCTTTTCAACATGGTTTGA